The Culex pipiens pallens isolate TS chromosome 2, TS_CPP_V2, whole genome shotgun sequence DNA window aaattgcttccaactaccggcaacatgttcttttgatcattagtaaggcactcacttgaagaataatcccgaaaaatgtaataaattagcaagcgccatcaaaaaaacaaacgcgccaagtcgtttgacgtttcaattttcactttgcattccaatcgaaggctgaagaaaaccgagcgagagacgaaggcaaaaaagaacaaaggctggccgtcaacaccaccagcagcacagccagcgatgccaggaaactttccctataaatgccacttttcgtgagtgttcgtttgaactgtcagcgcaaatggcaacactcgacagagtgttggaagaaaaaagaactaagccgatattagaaaaatgggcgtggcccaatgcattcgcctcgattagaatacccttgggattttttttgttaaatgcttggtaaagaaatagaataacttttagtgaaagtgaaaataaacagaaatgttcacaaaaacttgctctactcgttggtgtacatggttttagtaaaattcaagggagactctagattatccagcatcattcaaacacgaccgcttattaggattaaaatgggtagatttcccctactcaacagaaaaaaaaaacaatcaaagccTAGTAGCTTGTGTCAcaaattcaaacattatttgCCCGAATCattcatttagaataactagAATAATATTCTAATAGAGAAAAGTATACGTTGAAGTCATTTAAGAGGAATTTGTcgaattttaactaaacttaaaatattttcccgggttttcagtcgaattcccgagtttttcccggttttctcccgatgTGGCCACCCTGGTAAAAAGCTTGTCCGGAAATTCGGGTCTCGATCGTCTCGATAGCTACGGAACCTCTTTTGATCAGCAACGAAGCAAATCCACAGTAGAGAGAAGATCAATCAAGatggcaaaacaaaaacatacttGAGAGAAGAGGCAATTCAACTGTGGAAACAATTTATGTACATATTGGAAATACCTTGAAAAAGGCCGTGATTACTCTCCTCTCGGTATTCAAAGGAAAAGTTACCTGTCCAGATAATTgactttgaagtccgtaattgagaagTGCAAAACATAGAAATTTCCCAACATCCAAGCATGCTTTCAAAAACTCACCTTTCGATTCCGCCTTCACCGCATCCGCTTTGACAGACAAATCAGTCGGCTTGGCCGACGTCGCCGCCGTGGCACTTCCAAATCCAAACGAAAACCCGGaactggtcgtcgtcgtcgtcgtcgtcgccgccggCTTGATCGATCCAAACAGCGCCGAACTCGTTGTCGTCACATTTGTGGAACCACTCTCtaccgacgtcgtcgtcgtcggcgccGTCCCACTTCCGAACGAAACCCCCGCAAAGAGACCGCCACCTGCGGCGGTGGACGTTACCGGCTTGATGCTGCCAAAGAGGCCCGTGCCGGGCGCGATCGTCGCCGTCGAAGACGTGCCAAAGATCGAGGAGGTTGTCTTGGCCACGGAACCGAACAGGGTGGGGGGTTTCGTTGTGGCGGGTGTTGCTTCCGGCTTCGCCGGATCGACCTTTTGGAGCAGGTTTGTCAGTGCGGGGAAGGCGGATTTCGCGGGTTCGGGGTCAGCGGCGGCCGGAAGTGGATCGGCGTCCTTTTTCGGCTTGTCGGCGAGCGGTTTTACGCCGGGttcgttttctttttctttggtGAGGTTGAGGGCGGGGGTGGTTGCTGGGGGTTGCGGGACTCCGAACGAGACCGGTTCCTTGTTGGCTGCGCCGAAGGCGAAGGTTGGTTTGGGGGCGGCGGCGCCGCCATTGTTGTTAGATCCGAATGCAAGGACGGTGGCTTTTGGTGGTTCGGCGGTGTCTTTGGGCTTCGGAATGGCTTGGATGGTTAGGCCGCTGGTGCCGAATCCGTACGCTGGTGGAGGAGCAGTTGAGTCGGATTTTTCTTTAGGTTTTTGAGGAGCGACGGTTGCTTGGATGGGTTTGATGGTGGTGCTGCCGAAAAGGGTCGTTTCCTTCGGGATTTCCGGCTCTTTGGGTTTTGCGGGTTGGCCGAAAGGCGATGTCGTCGCAGCTGATGAGGGACCGAAGCTGAACACTGGCTTGCTAGTGGGGACTGGTGCAGgtgccgcagcagcagcagcagcagttgctGAAGGTGCCGCGAAGCTGAACGCGCCGGAAGTGGCCGGTTTGGCAACGGGtgcggcggcggcgacggcaGCCGGAGCAGGTTTCGGTGCAAACGACGGCATTGCGCTTTTGGGTAGTTCAAACTTGGGCGCAGCTTCCGGTGCTTTGACCGCGACCGGTTTCGGCTGTTGTTGGGGTTGTTGAACTGGTTTCGGCGCCTGTTGTTTAGGTTTCTCCTGGTTCTGGCGCCGGGCTTCGTTGCGGCGCTCGCGTACGACCTCGGAGTTTAGGCCAACCCGGTCCGGACGACCCGCTTTGACGGTGACGATCTTGCGCTGACGAAGCGTCCTTCTCAGCGCGTCCATTTTGGCGTCCGTCATGCGCTGGGCGTCCGCCCGGATCTTCTCGCCGATGTTCATCGCGACGATGGAGTCGGTCAGCGAGTCGATGGCCGCCGTAGTTCCGTTGTCGCCGGAGAGGTCCGCCATGCGGCGGTTCTTTTCCAATCCGCGGATGTTCTCGCGCAAGCCAAGTTTCCCCTTTAGACCGCTGATTTTGTCCCGCTGGCGGTTCAGGATCTCCTGCTGCTTGGACAGGGTTTGGTACAGGACCTCCAAGCTCGGAACGTGCATCCTCCGCCGGGAGTTGACCCTGCTAGCTTCCTGGATGGCAGACCACTGCGCGTCGAGCTGTTTGTTGACGATCTGCAGCTGGTTCTCGTTGATCGCCAGGTTGTTCTGCAGGCTGGCCAACTGCCGTCGACTGGACTGACTCATGGCGTGCGTCTCCTGGAACATGTTCGGACTCGGGTGCTTGAATATCCCGTCCTTACTGTTCGCCTCCGCCACCATCGCGAACGCCTCGTTCAACCCCAGCCGCAACGCCTGCACGTCCGACGTCAGCGATTCCGTACTCTCCCTCGCCTGTACGCTCAGATCCTGCAACTCCTTCAAGTCCCTAATCATGCCCGCGGACTCCTCCTTCGTCCCGATGGCGATGCTCTGCGACTGGCAGCGACTCTGCAGGTTCGTCAGCTCCTTCTCAAACTTCCGGATCTCTTCCGTGATCATCGACCGGATCACGAAGTTGGTGTCCTCGGACGGCTCGACCGGCTTCTGCTTCTGCTTTTGCTGCGCCAAACTTCCCGACGACCCGGATCGAGCCAAATCGGCTGCTGGAGTCGGCGCAGGCGGCGTGTACGTCGGCGGAACCGTTACAAACGGTTTCGTCGGTTCCGGAGCTTGCTTCGGCGGTTGAGCGAGGGTTTGTTTCAACAGACTTGACTGAGCAGCCACTGGTTGCTGTTGCTGCGCCGGCGGCGCAAATCCCCCAATCGACCCGAAGCTCGGCGTCCCCCCAAATGGACTCGTCTTGACCGGTTCCGAGGTCGTCGTCGGCGGCGTGGCCGCAGCGAACCCCCCGAACGTGAGCGGCTTGCCGAAGGTTGGAGTGATCGTTGCGGCTggtgccgtcgtcgtcgttgccgtTGACGCGCCAAACAGGTTCATCGAGCTTTTGTTCTCACTTGGGCTGAAGAACGACTTGGTTTTGGCGATGGCCGGAGTGGAGGTGGCCCCGGTTGGGAGGGCGAAGGAAATCTCCGCGGCTTGGGGTGGTGCGGCGGCGGCAACTTGAGGGGCAGGTGCAGTCACAGGTTTGCTGAAGTCGAGCCGCTCAAACTGGCCGGAAGTGTCGTTGACGGGTCGCGGAGGTGAGCAGATGTTCGGGACGTTCGGGGTCAGGTTAAGGATGTTGAAGGAGACCAGTAGGCCGTAGGTGGAGACCATGTGCAGCATTGGCATCACCGGGATCGTTTCTTCGCCGACGAGGACCTGATGTTTGCAGCCAGTATCGAGGGCTAAACCGGCGGGGAAGGTTTCCTGTTTGTCAGCGGAGAGCGGAAGTTCCGCCCGAGCTTCGTCAGTCGTAGACCACTGGCACCAGGTCGGAGTTTCGCCGGTTTCGGTCGTGCCCAGAATGCCCACTTCCATGCTGTTCGCGGACGCCATCAACAGCAGGTTCCACGGCAGGATGTGCACCAGGAAGACCTGTCCCTTCCGGGGGCCACTCTGGCTGTAGCAGATGTCCTCGTAATTGATATAAACCGGATTGCCCACCTTCGGAGCGTTCACGATGAACAACGACGGAACGCTATCATCCGATTTGGGCATGAAAACGGCCGCAAACTGGTACGTCGACAGCCACTGAACCGCAATCACGTCGAACGCGCCCTCCATGACCCCACCCGGACAGACGATCGTCCTCGCCAGCTTCAAATCCGGCTTGTACTGCGCCAGCTTCCCGTTGGCAAACCCGACCACCAGTTGCTTCCCCTTCGGACTCCAGCAGGCACAAATCGCCCCCTCGGCCTTGTCCAACGAGTGAAACTCAAACCCGGACCCTTCCTTCAACGTGTAAACCGACAGCGCCCCATTCTCCGTCCTCAGCGAAAACATGTTGTGAATCACCGGATTCCACAAGATCTGCGTACTCCTCACGCCACCCTCCGGCGACGTCCGAATCTCGTACAACTTCCCAACCGTCGGCGTCAAAAACGACGGAACCGAGTAGACATAAACAAACGGAACCCCACCCACGACCACGTCCACCGCCAGCAGCCCATGGTCACAGCTGACCGCCAGCTGGTACGGCTCACTCGGCAACGCCACCGTCCGCAGCGGAACGACCTCGTCGATCACCTTGTCCGGCGTAATACTGCTCAGCTGTAGAACGCGCAGCTGCGGCCCCGTCGTCCCCACAAACACCAGCCCGTGCACGCTGGCCGCCGCCAGCAGGCAGCACCCGTCCCGGACGGTCCCATCGCCGGCAAACACCGGAACCTTGTTCTGCAGCTTAAACTTGAGATCCTgcgagaaaagcaaaaaaaagccgtaaacataaacataacctCTCAAAATCGATGACTTCCGAAAGAACAGAAATTGCCAACGTACCGTGACGTCCAGGGCCGTCGGTGCGGGAGTGGCCATTGCGGGGAACCGGAATTGCACGGATTTTGGGCACGAGGATGCGGTTTTCGGTgcgaaatttgaactttttcggCGAGCGCGACGCAACAAGAACTGCCGCGGGAAAACAACGTTGACGTTTGTGTGCGTGCTGAGGagcaagatttttgacgttttcttTTGTTCGAAGCGAACTCCCGGGATTTCACTGCATTGAAGTTCCcgggaaaatgaaaacttttaacattttcttaataaaaGTGCATGACATCCCTAGCTAGTTtagagaaacgtcaaacgacatCATCACAACACAAATTTCGCGCAGGTGTTTTTCGTGAAATACCTTCGTAATTTTGTAGCGTAATTCCGGCAGGATGGCAGAACCGACCGGCGAAGGAAAGCCTAAAATCTCCGATCATGAGAGCGAACTGGAGGTGGCCGCATTCAGCGAGTTCCAAAAGTAAGTATCCGTAGTCGGTTCCGTAACTTACTGATCGCCCTGAATCCTGTCCTTTTTAGGGCCGAGTACCCGCAGTGTCTGCAGACGTTGGTGAAGCTGCAAAAGACGCAGGACTCGAACCCGAAGGTCATCCACAACCGGGCCGTGGCCGAGTTCTACATCAGCGACCTGCGCCGGTACGACCTGTTCCGCAAGACGATGATCCAGATCACGGAACTGGTGGGGGAGATTCACACGGTGAACGTGAAACATCCGGAGCTGGCGGCGGCCTACGTGAACCAGGCGATCGTGCTGTACCACTTTCGGCAGCCGCTCGGTGCGCTGAAGATCATGCTGGCCGTGATGGCGCACTTTGACCAGTTGGACGATTATCTGCTCAGGAAGGCCGGGATATTCACGGTACATCTGCTGCTGGACACGAACCAGCCTAAGAAGGCAAACGGCCTGCTGGCGATGTTAATTTCGCGACTGTGCATCCGAGTGCAGGACATTTTGAGTTCCGACGATGAAGAGGAACGTCCTCAGCTGGACAACGAGAGTCGGAAGGACATTTCCGAGATTCAGTTTGAAGAGTTTAGGAAAGAATTCCGGTTAATTCTGATCCGGTCGAATCTTCTGAACGGAAAGAAAAACTTTATAATCCCATGTGAAGACACGGCGgagttttcaattttaaaggGTCATCAGTACTATTTGGGAAACGATTATCAAATGGCCGCGAAGGAGCTGGCCAAAAGATTTGTGAACGAACCGGTGCGAGTGGCAACGCATGGCGAGGATCAGAACACCTGCCTGGCAAACAACATGGGCCTAATTCACTTTGCGGTGAAACATTACGCACTGGCGGCAAGATTCTTCCAACAGTCGTTGCTGTTTGACCAATCTGCCACGGAAAACGCCTCAACGGAGAAGGTCGAAGGATCACCGCTGTATTGCGTTGGCGCTACGAAGCGTCCCGAAATTCTCTACAACCACGGAATAACGCTACTTTACCTCCAAAAGCCGAAGGAGGCCTTCGAATGTCTGCTGGTCGTGCTAAATTCGTACCACAACAATCCAAGATTGTGGCTTCGGCTGGCCGAGTGTTGCATCATGGTTCACCAGCAAACCCAAAAAGAGCAGCTCAAGAACATGACCCAGGTGGTACTCCAACGACGGAAGTACCTCCGCAAGCAGCCGTTCAACGCCGAAGACCAATCGGCCGCAATCCCCAGCACCACGCTGGAATTCGCATCCCTCTGCCTGCGAAACGCCGTCACCCTCATCGAGTTCCACTCCGGTGAACTGGCCAAACAAGCGGAAGCCGCCGACAAGCCCGGCCCCTGGGACAAAGCGTACGAAGGCGTCCCGTGCAATCCGTCGCAACCGCTGAAAGCCGCCAGCCTGGAAAAGCTCAAAATCGCCACCCTCAGCGCGTTCAGCTACGTCCAGCTCTGCCTCGGAGATTACACCCTGGCACTCAAATACGCCCAAGAAACCCTCGCGATCGCCGACCTCCCCGAAACGCACCAAACCCTGGCCACGATGTACTGCGGCGAGGCGCTCGTCATGATGGACCGCGTCCCGGAAGCCCTCGTCTATCTCGATCCGAAGCACATGGCCCTCCTCAAGGGCGAGGACTTTGTGACGCGCGGATCGCCAAATTGGGCGGTCAACTCGCTGGAAGCGGCCCAGGCCGTCAtgcactacaactttgccgtgaCGTTGTTCGCCCTCGGGGATTACGAAAAGGCCAAGGTTTACATGGAGGCGTGTGCCGTCCATCCGGTCGTGTTGCCCCACCTCAAGATGCTGAAAATGTACGCCGAGCTGGTGTTTGGGAACACCGACAAGGTGAAGCTGATGGTGCGGTACGATGCGCCGCATTTGATTTAGGAGGCGGGTGAAACAATAAATTGTACATATTATGATTGTGTATTAAAAATCGAATTAGATAACTCAATTGTGAAATTCCCaagcagtttttgtttttgtttttcgtacAACGCCTCtaatacggtatgtccacgcatccttcctctccGGTAGAAATGTGATCCATTTATAGAATTCGCCTGCGGTAAACAtaatcagggttgttacggagaagtcgaaaaaaattatttcgcgACAAACATACAagagagtttattttttatgaattgaaaaaatattttggaacaaaaatcaagagatCCATCAAAAGGAACACAACAATCACAAACGAACAAATAAAATTGtattgcgcattttgcactttactagagtgttgcgcaattattttcatcacagtattttttcatcacagtgATTTTTCTTCGCAGAAGGGTCGTTTGCGGGACGTGGCCTACGTTTTCCCTGCTGAAGTAACACTTAACTCAGTAAACTGTTACGTAAGCagggaaaacatttttgatttgtctgggacttcacttaaaaaaatgattctggGACATctgtctgaaaaaaatataaatttcgaaaaaaatagaaatttaattgttttaaaataaaattctaatacCAAGCGGTTAATGGTATAGAAATATTTGCAAGGAAATCCAAATCTTCAAGAGTTATCCAACCAGAAAAGATGTGATattgttatttcaaacaaaatatttatttgagtttaCATTACAATCGTACTATTATGAAAAGGTGGTAAAATGTgctagggtagaggacccagaaatcgcccactttataggggaaatctaccctttccaatcaaacacctatcttcgtcatatggagagtttgatgctcgattaaagctccaaaaatactatttgggctataaacttaccagcaacagcaccgcctcgagtaagcacgcaaatgtatgccacttactggccaaaaagatcacatttaatgcacttttgatcataatttgtattttgcgagaccacttctcatcattttgttggcacacacagtgacacacacgagaatccctcaaacgcttaatgaatatcgccaaaattaacttttcactttcgcttactttttcacggcgcttaagatatgaaattgcttccaactaccggcaacatgttcttttgatcattagtaaggcactcacttgaagaataatcccgaaaaatgtaataaattagcaagcgccatcaaaaaaacaaacgcgccaagtcgtttgacgtttcaattttcactttgcattccaatcgaagactgaagaaaaccgagcgagagacgaaggcaaaaaagaacaaaggctggccgtcaacaccaccaccagcacagccagcgatgccaggaaactttccctataaatgccacttttcgtgagtgttcgtttgaactgtcagcgcaaatggcaacactcgacagagtgttggaagaaaaaagaactaagccgatattagaaaaatgggcgtggcccaatgcattcgcctcgattagaatacccttgggatttttttttgttaaatgcttggtaaagaaatagaataacttttagtgaaagtgaaaataaacagaaatgttcacaaaaacttgctctactcgttggtgtacttggttttagtaaaattcaagggagactctagattatccagcatcattcaaacacgaccgcttattaggattaaaatgggtagatttcccctagtggcataggaaatttgatgagaatttgatgacaatttatggtttttggttctatttgttgtagaacgttgataaactatttgattttaagtttccacaaggtttttatcatttacatgttcatttttgataaaattttgcgttttcataaagtgctctgaagagcctattttcgcccccctcaatccaattttcgcccacccttggaaccagttttcgcccatgacaaaaatcaagaaatcaaatgaaattatgacaCAAAGCTAAACAAATATGGTCTCCTATTGATACACACTATGTTCCCGAAGCTAAATTTCATTGATTGTCACATATTTTGTCGTACatattataaattgaaaaaaataaaaaaatcctagGAGTTTTTTTCTTCAGATATCCTACTTATTTTGAGATTCTCTGTCTATtataactaaaaccaaaacatgttcTCACTCTCACTTAAAAGATATGACTGAATCAAAATTTGTGATAGAACTCATGTGTCCCTGTTCACCCAAGATAAGGGCACACAGTTACAATTAGCTCcacgttgttgttgattttgttaggggagctttaaccctatgggtcatttgctcccgaatagaggagaaaagcaactcgcgacaaaattttgaggctaggaattttgacaggtatgattatcataaagtattcgcctccttttctctcctacagaaaacctgggaacgaggtagctgtcaaactaggccaaaatgttaaagtcactcacaaaatgaactttgagtgatttgagtacatttctgacgtcacgattttctcctctataggcaagaaaatcgtgacgtagcaaatgaactcaaagaactcagtacactcaacccccggtggttggtcactttttcgtttgacacttttttagtttgtaccccgttggttggtcaaagtcaaactaaaaagtgacgaactgtcactttttacacggcgctcacgaacactatcaaaacaaacgtttggtagtgtgtgtgaactccgtgtaaaaggggtgtcaaactaaaaagtgaccccgttcgtttgacaacagttggtgtcaaaccatcggggtttgagtgtattcattttgtgagtgccatttgagtggtttgacaggtgtcaaatcgggacttagcatttttttttgaatttgaatttgcttcCGATTACGCGAAACGTTTTTTCGTATTAGTGCCCGTGTGCTTGTCCGTGCTTCTGGCCGTGTTCGTGTACGTGCACCTGACCACGTAGTTGCCTGTTCCTGATCGTTCCCGTGGCCGTGCTCTAGGCCGTGTCCTTGTCCGGACTCCTGCCCGTGTTCGTGCCCGTGCTTCTGGCTGTTTTCGTGTCCCTGGCCGTGTAGGTGCCTGTTCCTGGCCATTCCCGTGACCGTGTCCTTGTCGTGCTCCCGACCGTGTTGGTGTCCTTGCGAAACGGAACAACcggatcaaaatttaattttcagtgCTAAGTCCCGGAACTGACAcctgtcaaaaaagttcaatagatttgtttacctttgaggttaagttccgagcttttctcctttatagaggacaaaatcgtgacgtcagaaatgaatgtgggagagaaaaggaggcgaatactttatgaaaatcatacctgtcaaaattcctagcctcaaaattttgtcgcgagttgcttttctcctctattgcatACACACAGATGTTTTAGGCGCCTTCTATGATGGGTTAGGATTACATATAAAAACACAAACCACACACCGAAAATCccgataacacagatctgtgtaaaaaaattacacagtttgttgaacatgttctagctgtcaaaactgtgtagatttataacacagatctgtgtaaaaaattacacagatttcCGTTCAGCTTCCCTTTCAAACCtgggtaaaaaatgtaaaaaagctaAGATGGCGTCTTTCATGCAGAACTTTGGTAAGTTTTTTTCTCGTGATTATTTATtgtaatattattaaaatacttttattttttagatttttaacatGCTGATCATCAATTGGACCGTACACCCACAGGGAGCAGTTGGATTCATGAGTTTGTTTCGTAATATATTTCAGCAATATTTGCTACGCAATTCTAacctaatttaatttttactcaAGGTATCCCACATATATTCTCACGGAAAGGATAGGCTTGGTCGGAACCTCAATCCAGAATCCAGAGTTGAACACCAGCAGAGCATCAGCCCGCGCTTACAATTTCCCGGTTCCGGTTCCAGGCCGGATCTTCCAGAGACAGCACGAGTTAACACTGCGTCGCGTCCAAGTGTTCCAGCTTTTTcgatatttattgaatattgttTTATGTATGAAGCTCAATTTATGGATTAATAAatcttgcattttttaaatttatattggcCTGGACATTTTAAATcaacaactaaattaaaaatatattgcaattttttgcccagattctgtgtaatatattacccagatctgtgtaaaattttacacagattgctgtttcaaaattacacagatttgacagacaacgattgtacacagatctgtgtacaaggcttcgacacagattctgtgtattccaggttttgggcgatctgtgtcaaattttacacagatctgtgttatttgGATTTTGCGTGGCAAATAGTCGCATttagaaatttatgaattttcggCTGCtttagttttgtcaaaaaacacgCACGATTATAAAATGTGATGCGCTTTTATTTATTGCCTCTTAACTTTCGAGTGTTGTTGATTCGTTGGAAATTTG harbors:
- the LOC120427825 gene encoding nuclear pore complex protein Nup214, which translates into the protein MATPAPTALDVTDLKFKLQNKVPVFAGDGTVRDGCCLLAAASVHGLVFVGTTGPQLRVLQLSSITPDKVIDEVVPLRTVALPSEPYQLAVSCDHGLLAVDVVVGGVPFVYVYSVPSFLTPTVGKLYEIRTSPEGGVRSTQILWNPVIHNMFSLRTENGALSVYTLKEGSGFEFHSLDKAEGAICACWSPKGKQLVVGFANGKLAQYKPDLKLARTIVCPGGVMEGAFDVIAVQWLSTYQFAAVFMPKSDDSVPSLFIVNAPKVGNPVYINYEDICYSQSGPRKGQVFLVHILPWNLLLMASANSMEVGILGTTETGETPTWCQWSTTDEARAELPLSADKQETFPAGLALDTGCKHQVLVGEETIPVMPMLHMVSTYGLLVSFNILNLTPNVPNICSPPRPVNDTSGQFERLDFSKPVTAPAPQVAAAAPPQAAEISFALPTGATSTPAIAKTKSFFSPSENKSSMNLFGASTATTTTAPAATITPTFGKPLTFGGFAAATPPTTTSEPVKTSPFGGTPSFGSIGGFAPPAQQQQPVAAQSSLLKQTLAQPPKQAPEPTKPFVTVPPTYTPPAPTPAADLARSGSSGSLAQQKQKQKPVEPSEDTNFVIRSMITEEIRKFEKELTNLQSRCQSQSIAIGTKEESAGMIRDLKELQDLSVQARESTESLTSDVQALRLGLNEAFAMVAEANSKDGIFKHPSPNMFQETHAMSQSSRRQLASLQNNLAINENQLQIVNKQLDAQWSAIQEASRVNSRRRMHVPSLEVLYQTLSKQQEILNRQRDKISGLKGKLGLRENIRGLEKNRRMADLSGDNGTTAAIDSLTDSIVAMNIGEKIRADAQRMTDAKMDALRRTLRQRKIVTVKAGRPDRVGLNSEVVRERRNEARRQNQEKPKQQAPKPVQQPQQQPKPVAVKAPEAAPKFELPKSAMPSFAPKPAPAAVAAAAPVAKPATSGAFSFAAPSATAAAAAAAPAPVPTSKPVFSFGPSSAATTSPFGQPAKPKEPEIPKETTLFGSTTIKPIQATVAPQKPKEKSDSTAPPPAYGFGTSGLTIQAIPKPKDTAEPPKATVLAFGSNNNGGAAAPKPTFAFGAANKEPVSFGVPQPPATTPALNLTKEKENEPGVKPLADKPKKDADPLPAAADPEPAKSAFPALTNLLQKVDPAKPEATPATTKPPTLFGSVAKTTSSIFGTSSTATIAPGTGLFGSIKPVTSTAAGGGLFAGVSFGSGTAPTTTTSVESGSTNVTTTSSALFGSIKPAATTTTTTTSSGFSFGFGSATAATSAKPTDLSVKADAVKAESKEEVKTPPAATSTTSTVPPVSSTAVSTTAATPAPSATPASTTTTTDTTSNLFGSFNICSPSTPPETSKPASSSNIFGTAAFSTPKTDTTSIFGGASAEAKPDSAFGSVNPAATPATGLFGAVTSSSAAAPGAGSSIFGGGSPFGTPASTAPATAGSGLFGSITPATSPVATGASAGSILGGGATASPFGAAAASATPAASVGIFGGAASAAPSSGGLFGSVGASPAAATGAATGGSIFGGSSAFGASANTSSGNIFGSATTGSTGGFGSSAFGQPASPAPAQSIFGGGASTPAFGGSSFGSPAPTGGAFSQPTGSVATSGFGSPTASAFNKPAAFGGAHTFGGTPAFGAAPAFGSKPTFGSPPAVASAFGQPAANPTSPSNNLFEQLGSSSQGVSFGNLAQQSAQKPAQFGGSSFSSWR
- the LOC120428397 gene encoding CCR4-NOT transcription complex subunit 10 — its product is MAEPTGEGKPKISDHESELEVAAFSEFQKAEYPQCLQTLVKLQKTQDSNPKVIHNRAVAEFYISDLRRYDLFRKTMIQITELVGEIHTVNVKHPELAAAYVNQAIVLYHFRQPLGALKIMLAVMAHFDQLDDYLLRKAGIFTVHLLLDTNQPKKANGLLAMLISRLCIRVQDILSSDDEEERPQLDNESRKDISEIQFEEFRKEFRLILIRSNLLNGKKNFIIPCEDTAEFSILKGHQYYLGNDYQMAAKELAKRFVNEPVRVATHGEDQNTCLANNMGLIHFAVKHYALAARFFQQSLLFDQSATENASTEKVEGSPLYCVGATKRPEILYNHGITLLYLQKPKEAFECLLVVLNSYHNNPRLWLRLAECCIMVHQQTQKEQLKNMTQVVLQRRKYLRKQPFNAEDQSAAIPSTTLEFASLCLRNAVTLIEFHSGELAKQAEAADKPGPWDKAYEGVPCNPSQPLKAASLEKLKIATLSAFSYVQLCLGDYTLALKYAQETLAIADLPETHQTLATMYCGEALVMMDRVPEALVYLDPKHMALLKGEDFVTRGSPNWAVNSLEAAQAVMHYNFAVTLFALGDYEKAKVYMEACAVHPVVLPHLKMLKMYAELVFGNTDKVKLMVRYDAPHLI